In Bernardetia litoralis DSM 6794, the genomic window GCATTTCAAAAAACGCTCGGCTGAATATTATAGCCGAGTAAATTCTAATTTTAAAATCAATGAAACGCTTCAAAACTTAAATCTAGTGAGTGCAGGACATCGTTTGGGAGCTGTTTTGATAGATTTGACTTTAATTGGATTGATTTATTATATGGTTTCTGAGACACTTTCTCCTTTACTTTGGACTTATTTTTTACTTAGAGATTTTACTTATAAAGGACGTTCATTTAGCATAGGAAAAAACCTGATGAGTTTTGAAGTTGTAGAAGAACAAAGTGAAAACAAACTTACTTGGTGGCAATCTGTACTTCGAAATGCGCCCATTGGAATCCCTCAATTAGCAAGTGTTTTTAGTGCTTATGCGTATAATTTTAGTTATAGTTTTGGAAATTCTTTTAGAGTTGCTGATAATTTACTGTCTGCTATTTTTACAATTATTCTCATTATTGATGTCATTCTTATTTTTGGAAATAATAAACGAATTATGGATAGAGCAATGGATTTGAAAAGTATTTTTAAGACTAGAAATAGAAGGAATAATTAGGTTTTGGGAAAATGTTTGTACATTTTATGGCTTTTCTGACAATTTAGCAAAAAAAAATATCGGTGGTGTTCGACAAAGTATGATAAATCTACCTCATACAAATCCAAAATTAATACAATGAAAAATCAATTTAAAATGCTTAATGTGATTTTCTTCTTTCTTAGAAAAAGCACATGTTTTTCTAAATGCTCTTCTTATTCTGTGTCGCAATCTACAATTATTACCTTCAATTCCTTGAGTATATTCTTTTCCTATCAAAGAAGGTT contains:
- a CDS encoding RDD family protein; this encodes MHIHQLDPQKHETFLTQARIDPITGDTLVVGDKIVLCAECKSAFHSDSWAYLGNQHCNQTRTLPAIPQSTSLGHFKKRSAEYYSRVNSNFKINETLQNLNLVSAGHRLGAVLIDLTLIGLIYYMVSETLSPLLWTYFLLRDFTYKGRSFSIGKNLMSFEVVEEQSENKLTWWQSVLRNAPIGIPQLASVFSAYAYNFSYSFGNSFRVADNLLSAIFTIILIIDVILIFGNNKRIMDRAMDLKSIFKTRNRRNN